Proteins encoded within one genomic window of Thermodesulfobacteriota bacterium:
- a CDS encoding zinc-binding dehydrogenase, which produces MAGKETSFTIPKTMKAWVLDDPDRLRLTEKPVPEPGPAEVLVRIDAVSICGTDVEIITKGLPAWIRGGLPFNKNFTPGHEYMGTVVKRGPGVDDYAVGDRVAVEIHAGCGRCERCRMGMYTSCLNYGLNYEGHDKGHRANGFTTDGGFAEYAVNHVNTLVHVPDEMSDAEATLIVTAGTAMYGLDVLGGLVAGEGLVVTGPGPIGLMSVAVGKALGADPVILTGTRDARLNLGTRLGADHVINVTKENPVEAVKRITGGKGVHYVMECSGAPNSLNEAMDMVNRGGRICLAAFPGQPVPVDLAKLVRNNIYVYGIRGEGNRATHRASALMAQKRFDAKLMHTHTFPLDEVPKAFKYFRERIEDAIKVVVKG; this is translated from the coding sequence TCCCGGAGCCGGGGCCGGCCGAGGTGCTGGTTCGGATCGACGCCGTCTCCATCTGCGGCACCGACGTCGAGATCATCACGAAGGGGCTTCCCGCGTGGATCCGCGGAGGGCTCCCCTTCAACAAGAACTTCACGCCGGGACATGAATACATGGGCACCGTGGTGAAGCGGGGGCCCGGGGTGGACGACTACGCGGTCGGCGACCGCGTGGCGGTGGAGATCCACGCCGGCTGCGGCCGGTGCGAGCGATGCCGCATGGGGATGTACACCTCCTGCCTGAACTACGGACTGAACTACGAAGGGCACGACAAGGGGCACCGCGCGAACGGCTTCACCACGGACGGCGGATTCGCCGAGTACGCCGTCAACCACGTGAACACGCTGGTCCACGTGCCCGATGAGATGAGCGACGCGGAGGCTACGCTGATCGTCACCGCCGGCACGGCCATGTACGGCCTCGACGTCCTTGGCGGCCTGGTGGCGGGGGAAGGGCTCGTCGTCACCGGCCCGGGCCCGATCGGGCTCATGAGCGTGGCGGTGGGAAAGGCGCTCGGCGCGGATCCGGTGATCCTCACGGGGACCCGCGACGCCCGGCTGAACCTGGGGACCCGGCTGGGGGCGGACCACGTGATCAACGTCACGAAGGAAAACCCCGTGGAAGCGGTGAAGCGGATCACCGGCGGGAAAGGGGTGCACTACGTGATGGAGTGCTCCGGGGCGCCCAACAGCCTCAACGAGGCGATGGACATGGTCAACCGGGGAGGCCGGATCTGCCTCGCCGCTTTCCCGGGGCAGCCGGTCCCTGTGGACCTGGCCAAGCTGGTGCGGAACAACATCTACGTCTACGGCATCCGCGGGGAAGGGAACCGGGCGACCCACCGCGCCTCCGCCCTGATGGCGCAGAAGCGGTTCGACGCGAAGCTGATGCACACCCACACCTTCCCGCTGGACGAGGTCCCGAAGGCGTTCAAGTATTTCCGGGAGCGGATCGAGGACGCGATCAAGGTGGTCGTGAAGGGG